The sequence below is a genomic window from Bactrocera neohumeralis isolate Rockhampton chromosome 4, APGP_CSIRO_Bneo_wtdbg2-racon-allhic-juicebox.fasta_v2, whole genome shotgun sequence.
taaaaacttatCATTAAATATCCAGAAATGATGACAAAAGTCAtcttattaataataatgattaTTTGCGCTTTCAGCAGCTGCAGTGCGGCCGAAAGACCAGGTTAGTTTTTTTGGTAATcttataaaaacatttactgTTATTGTATTATCATATATTCAGCACACTGCTTACAACCCCATCCACAAGGTCAGGGTCTTTGCGATATGCTCATCAGTGGTTTCTACTACAATGCCGATCAAAATGCGTGTGAGGAGTGGCAAGAGAGTGGTTGTAAT
It includes:
- the LOC126755674 gene encoding early lactation protein-like; amino-acid sequence: MMTKVILLIIMIICAFSSCSAAERPAHCLQPHPQGQGLCDMLISGFYYNADQNACEEWQESGCNVIGGHTYDLREDCVNECVNVN